A genomic segment from Triticum dicoccoides isolate Atlit2015 ecotype Zavitan chromosome 1A, WEW_v2.0, whole genome shotgun sequence encodes:
- the LOC119290379 gene encoding non-specific lipid-transfer protein 2-like, which yields MKYLAQLLVALLAFWAVVLMMAPAGAEAATCDALQLSPCAGAIVGNAAPTAVCCSRMKAQRPCMCQYARDPNLKQYVNSPNGKKVLAACKVPVPSC from the coding sequence ATGAAGTACTTGGCCCAGCTGCTGGTGGCGCTCCTGGCCTTCTGGGCGGTGGTGCTGATGATGGCACCGGCGGGCGCGGAGGCCGCGACGTGCGACGCGCTGCAGCTGAGCCCGTGCGCGGGCGCGATCGTCGGGAACGCGGCGCCGACGGCGGTGTGCTGCAGCAGGATGAAGGCGCAGAGGCCGTGCATGTGCCAGTACGCGCGCGACCCCAACCTGAAGCAGTACGTCAACTCCCCCAACGGCAAGAAGGTCCTGGCCGCCTGCAAGGTGCCCGTGCCATCCTGCTAG
- the LOC119331551 gene encoding non-specific lipid-transfer protein 2-like yields the protein MAAAKATLVCFMVMALATALLAVPGTVEAATCSPTQLTPCAPAIIGNAAPSAACCGKLKAHPASCLCKYKKDPNLQRYVNSPSGKKVFTACKLRLPRC from the coding sequence ATGGCGGCGGCGAAGGCCACCCTCGTCTGCTTCATGGTCATGGCTCTCGCGACGGCGCTGCTGGCAGTGCCGGGCACGGTGGAGGCGGCGACGTGCAGCCCGACGCAGCTGACCCCGTGCGCGCCGGCCATCATCGGGAACGCGGCGCCGAGCGCGGCGTGCTGCGGGAAGCTGAAGGCGCACCCGGCGAGCTGCCTGTGCAAGTACAAGAAGGACCCCAACCTGCAGCGCTACGTCAACTCCCCCAGCGGCAAGAAGGTCTTCACCGCGTGCAAGCTGCGCCTGCCAAGGTGCTGA